A single region of the Kwoniella botswanensis chromosome 1, complete sequence genome encodes:
- a CDS encoding 60S ribosomal protein L12, whose protein sequence is MPPKFDPSEVKIIYLRATGGEVGASSALAPKIGPLGLSPKKVGEDIAKATSDWKGLRVTCQLTIQNRQATVSVVPSASSLVIKALKEPPRDRKKEKNIKHSGNVPLDQIYDIARKMAHKSFAKSLTGGVLEILGTAQSVGCTVDGKPPHDIIDAIHDGEIVVPDE, encoded by the exons ATGCCTCCCAAGTTCGACCCATCCGAGGTTAAG ATCATCTACCTCAGAGCTACCGGTGGTGAAGTCGGTgcctcttccgctttggctcCCAAGATCGGTCCTCTTGGTTTG TCCCCAAAGAAGGTCGGTGAAGATATCGCCAAGGCCACCTCTGACTGGAAAGGTCTCCGAGTCACTTGTCAATTGACCATCCAAAACAG ACAAGCTACCGTCTCCGTCGTCCCATCCGCTTCTTCCCTCGTCATCAAAGCCCTTAAAGAACCCCCTAGAGAccgaaagaaggagaagaacatCAAGCACTCTGGTAACGTCCCTCTTGACCAAATTTACGAT ATCGCCCGAAAGATGGCCCACAAGTCATTCGCCAAATCCCTCACCGGCGGTGTATTAGAGATCCTCGGTACCGCTCAATCAGTAGGATGTACCGTTGACGGTAAACCACCTCACGATATCATCGATGCCATCCACGATGGTGAGATCGTCGTTCCCGATGAGTAA
- a CDS encoding 60S ribosomal protein L15-A, translated as MGAYKYLAELYTKKQSDVLQFVSRVRCWEYRQLAVIHRASRPSRPDKARRLGYKAKQGYLIYRVRVRKGNRKKPVPKGATYGKPVRQGVNHLKYQRGLRSTAEERVGRRCGNLRVLNSYWVNQDGVYKYYEVILVDPSHKAIRRDARINWIVNPVHKHRESRGLTAEGKKNRGLGKGSKHNHQPGRSTWKKHNTLSLRRYR; from the exons ATGGGTGCCTACAAGTACCTTGCCGAGCTCTACACCAAGAAGCAATCCGACGTCTTACAATTCGTCTCTCGAGTTAGATGTTGGGAATACAGACAGCTCGCCGTCATCCACAGAGCCTCTAGACCTTCTAGACCTGACAAGGCCAGAAGATTGGGATACAAGGCCAAGCAAGGTTACTTGATCTACCGAGTCAGAGTTAGAAAGGGTAACAGGAAGAAGCCCGTGCCCAAAGGTGCTACTTACGGTAAACCCGTCAGACAAGGTGTCAACCACTTGAAGTACCAAAGGGGTCTTAGATCAACTGCTGAGGAGAGAGTTGGACGAAGATGTGGTAACTTGAGAGT TCTCAACTCTTACTGGGTTAACCAAGATGGTGTTTACAAATACTACGAAGTTATCCTTGTTGA CCCCTCCCACAAAGCCATCCGACGAGACGCCCGAATCAACTGGATCGTCAACCCCGTCCACAAACACCGAGAATCCAGAGGTCTCACCGCcgaaggaaagaagaacagaGGTTTGGGCAAGGGATCAAAACACAATCACCAACCTGGACGATCCACCTGGAAGAAACACAACAC CCTCTCTCTCCGACGATACCGATAA